One genomic region from Sphingobacterium sp. UGAL515B_05 encodes:
- a CDS encoding lactonase family protein, with protein MKKAFIYLMTILPLASFAQQIPMFVGTYTSKTASKGIYIYNFDVKTGETTLSSTQESKDPSFLARNNNFIYAVNEVPNQEGTVSAYSFKDGHLTFLNSLPSGGESPCFVEVHPKGNLLAVANYTGGSAALFDLESNGVLSKRARLIQHEGKGVDPVRQEKPHVHSTFFSSKGDKLYVQDLGLDEISIFAVNKSGNTYSLADESEDIFTPAGGGPRHIIFDKKEKFLYVVLEMTGQIASYKKDGDAWMYQSTFEINPEGFKGNNGGADIKMSADGKFLYATNRGDANTIATFSVEKDGELKKLSNLSVKGKGPRNFNLSPDGKYLLVANQYTNNIVLFSRDAKTGLLTDTGKEIAVPSPVCVIF; from the coding sequence ATGAAAAAAGCATTTATTTATTTGATGACAATTTTACCGCTGGCTAGTTTTGCGCAACAGATTCCTATGTTTGTGGGCACATATACGAGCAAAACCGCGAGCAAAGGCATCTATATTTATAATTTTGATGTTAAAACTGGTGAAACAACTTTGTCGAGCACGCAAGAAAGTAAAGATCCATCCTTTTTGGCGCGAAATAATAACTTTATTTATGCGGTTAATGAGGTTCCAAATCAAGAGGGCACTGTTTCTGCCTATTCTTTTAAGGACGGTCATTTAACTTTTTTAAATTCACTTCCTTCCGGAGGAGAGTCGCCATGTTTTGTTGAGGTACATCCTAAGGGTAACTTGCTCGCCGTGGCAAATTATACAGGCGGATCTGCGGCTCTGTTTGACTTGGAAAGTAATGGTGTTTTAAGCAAAAGAGCACGCTTAATACAACACGAGGGTAAGGGGGTGGACCCCGTACGCCAAGAAAAACCACATGTGCACTCTACGTTTTTCTCCAGTAAAGGGGATAAGTTGTACGTTCAAGACCTCGGTCTGGACGAGATCTCTATCTTTGCGGTCAATAAATCAGGAAATACCTATAGCCTAGCTGATGAATCAGAAGATATCTTTACGCCTGCTGGAGGTGGTCCGAGACATATCATATTTGATAAGAAAGAGAAATTCCTGTATGTTGTATTGGAAATGACCGGTCAAATAGCATCGTATAAGAAAGATGGTGATGCATGGATGTATCAAAGTACTTTTGAAATCAATCCAGAAGGTTTTAAAGGGAATAATGGTGGTGCGGATATTAAGATGTCGGCTGATGGCAAATTTCTGTATGCAACCAATCGTGGCGATGCCAATACAATCGCTACTTTTTCGGTGGAGAAGGATGGGGAACTGAAGAAGCTTTCCAATCTTTCGGTAAAAGGTAAAGGACCGCGCAATTTCAACCTCTCTCCGGATGGTAAGTACCTTTTGGTAGCAAATCAGTATACCAACAACATTGTTTTGTTTAGCCGGGATGCTAAAACGGGTTTGTTAACCGATACTGGGAAAGAAATTGCTGTACCATCGCCTGTTTGTGTTATATTCTAA
- the mnhG gene encoding monovalent cation/H(+) antiporter subunit G, translating into MIDITLAILSTIGALAILFASIGILRMPDFYLRLSVTVKAATLGVGLLLICAAMTFPDVSVTTKAIAIGFFLILTAPVAAHMIGRAAYIQRVKTWKGTTLNDLEKEGELDCRKEDF; encoded by the coding sequence ATGATTGATATTACTTTAGCCATTCTCAGTACCATCGGGGCATTGGCCATACTATTTGCATCTATTGGCATCTTGCGGATGCCCGATTTTTATTTACGCCTTTCAGTTACCGTAAAAGCAGCAACATTGGGTGTCGGGCTATTGCTCATTTGTGCAGCCATGACCTTCCCGGATGTGTCCGTAACGACCAAGGCTATAGCCATTGGATTTTTCCTAATCCTCACTGCGCCAGTCGCGGCACACATGATTGGTAGGGCGGCCTATATCCAGCGGGTAAAAACATGGAAGGGAACCACCTTAAATGACCTTGAAAAGGAAGGTGAATTAGATTGCAGAAAAGAAGATTTTTAA
- a CDS encoding monovalent cation/H+ antiporter complex subunit F, producing MTLNSYFDYVILPILTISVILAFIRLYKGPQIFDRVIALDLIITIGIGIITVYSIRTSQEVFLDIAMILALIAFLGTIAFSFYLEKQSKDD from the coding sequence ATGACTTTAAATAGCTATTTTGACTATGTGATCCTTCCGATCTTGACTATTTCAGTCATATTGGCTTTTATTCGGCTGTATAAGGGCCCTCAGATATTTGATCGTGTAATCGCCTTAGACCTTATTATCACCATTGGAATCGGCATTATTACCGTTTATAGTATACGAACTTCCCAGGAGGTGTTTTTAGACATTGCCATGATCTTGGCGCTTATCGCATTTCTTGGTACGATCGCATTTTCATTTTATTTAGAAAAACAAAGCAAAGATGATTGA
- a CDS encoding Na+/H+ antiporter subunit E, with translation MNLMLSFIWVALTGSMYYTNFLFGFMLGFGILWLMNRNEVDQRYFYRVPKTLSFILFFLWEMIVANVQVAYDVITPKFFIKPAIVKYPMDAKTDLEINLLSTFISLTPGTLILDVSEDKKTLFIHVMYMKSKEQFVSTLKNNVERRLLELLR, from the coding sequence ATGAACCTCATGTTATCCTTCATCTGGGTCGCTTTGACGGGATCGATGTATTACACCAACTTCCTATTCGGCTTTATGTTGGGATTTGGTATCCTCTGGCTTATGAACAGGAATGAAGTAGATCAACGCTACTTTTATCGGGTCCCCAAAACCTTGAGTTTTATTCTTTTTTTCCTGTGGGAAATGATTGTCGCCAATGTGCAGGTTGCATACGACGTAATAACCCCCAAGTTTTTTATCAAACCTGCGATTGTCAAGTATCCCATGGATGCAAAAACCGATTTGGAAATTAACCTGCTTTCAACCTTTATCTCGTTGACACCCGGCACACTTATCCTCGACGTAAGTGAAGATAAGAAAACGCTCTTTATTCACGTCATGTACATGAAAAGCAAGGAACAATTTGTTTCTACTCTTAAAAATAATGTTGAACGAAGACTTTTAGAACTCTTAAGATGA
- a CDS encoding proton-conducting transporter membrane subunit — protein MIDNHIIATIIVHLFIAIVQLMFWRKSTAQRFLSVGGSLLALILAFKLFFKVYDGGILTMNAANWKAPFGIVFVADLFSSTLVLLTSIAGLAVSIFSCVGVGRQRILYGYFPIFHFLMMGLNGAFLTGDIFNLYVWFEVIIISSFVLMTLGGRKSQLEGAVKYMAMNILASTFFLTGIGILYGISGSLNMADLALRIPKIQNQALVEITATFFLIGFGIKSAVFPLYFWLPSSYHTPPSAVAATFGGLLTKVGIYALFRVFSLLFIPNHFTKELLIVLAILTILTGAFGALIKTNIRRLFSYLIVCHIGFMIGGLGLYSKWALLGAVFYLIHDIMVKTNLFLIAGVIRQLRGTMDMTKLGGLYAQYPKISLLFAIVLFSLVGIPPLSGFWPKIYLFKDAFQLEKYAFAGALIIGSFITLFVIAKMWAQVFWKDAPDPEIIDDKFAGMIGYKRTMLILPVVILASASLYIGLNAEAIIHVADQIATQLLDPSPYINAVLGGQK, from the coding sequence ATGATAGACAACCACATTATAGCCACGATTATCGTGCATTTATTTATTGCTATTGTCCAACTAATGTTTTGGCGCAAATCCACCGCACAACGTTTTCTGAGTGTCGGTGGAAGCTTGCTCGCACTCATTCTTGCCTTTAAACTATTCTTCAAGGTTTACGATGGTGGTATTTTGACCATGAATGCGGCCAATTGGAAAGCTCCTTTTGGAATTGTCTTTGTTGCCGATCTTTTCAGCAGTACCCTTGTACTCCTAACTTCAATCGCAGGGCTGGCGGTCTCCATCTTTTCCTGTGTCGGCGTAGGGCGCCAGCGTATTCTCTACGGTTACTTCCCGATCTTTCACTTTTTGATGATGGGGCTCAATGGGGCTTTTCTAACCGGTGACATCTTCAATCTGTATGTATGGTTTGAAGTTATTATTATTTCCTCTTTTGTATTGATGACTTTGGGGGGCAGAAAATCCCAATTGGAAGGTGCCGTAAAATATATGGCCATGAATATTCTGGCTTCCACATTTTTCTTAACAGGAATAGGCATTCTTTATGGCATTTCAGGCTCGTTAAACATGGCCGACCTGGCCCTCCGTATTCCTAAAATACAAAATCAGGCATTAGTAGAAATTACAGCAACATTTTTCCTGATCGGTTTCGGAATTAAATCCGCCGTATTTCCACTCTATTTTTGGTTACCGTCCTCTTACCATACGCCACCTTCGGCCGTAGCAGCGACATTTGGAGGCTTATTGACCAAGGTTGGGATTTACGCCTTGTTCCGCGTATTTTCCTTACTATTTATTCCCAATCATTTTACCAAGGAACTGCTTATCGTCTTAGCCATATTGACTATTCTGACGGGTGCTTTTGGCGCACTGATCAAAACCAATATCCGAAGGTTGTTTTCTTATTTGATCGTTTGTCATATTGGTTTTATGATTGGCGGATTGGGCTTATATAGCAAATGGGCTTTATTAGGCGCAGTATTTTACCTGATCCATGATATCATGGTCAAAACGAACTTATTCCTCATCGCTGGTGTTATACGACAACTCCGCGGCACCATGGATATGACCAAACTGGGTGGACTTTATGCCCAATATCCAAAGATTTCATTACTTTTTGCCATTGTTCTATTTTCATTGGTGGGCATTCCACCACTATCGGGCTTTTGGCCAAAAATATATCTTTTCAAAGACGCTTTCCAGTTAGAAAAATATGCTTTCGCGGGAGCCCTGATTATCGGCAGCTTTATCACCTTGTTTGTCATCGCTAAAATGTGGGCGCAGGTATTCTGGAAAGATGCGCCTGATCCGGAAATCATTGACGATAAATTTGCGGGTATGATCGGCTATAAGAGAACAATGCTCATACTTCCAGTTGTTATTTTGGCGTCTGCGTCTCTCTATATTGGACTCAATGCCGAAGCTATCATCCATGTTGCGGATCAAATCGCGACACAATTATTGGATCCATCACCTTACATAAACGCTGTATTAGGAGGGCAGAAATGA
- a CDS encoding Na+/H+ antiporter subunit C has translation MELILVLLIGILYAAGIYLILRRSMVKLLLGIMLLGNGTNILIFLLGNIIKGKPPIIGPDLKVFTDIYADPIPQALILTAIVISFGLTSFAIVLLKRVYALLGTDDLDDLNTPEEEDI, from the coding sequence ATGGAACTGATACTCGTGTTATTGATCGGCATCCTTTATGCTGCCGGAATATACCTCATCTTGCGTCGAAGCATGGTGAAACTGTTGCTGGGGATTATGTTACTGGGCAATGGTACCAATATTTTGATCTTCTTATTGGGAAACATTATTAAAGGTAAACCACCTATCATTGGACCCGATCTGAAGGTATTCACCGATATTTATGCGGACCCGATTCCGCAAGCACTTATTTTAACGGCCATCGTGATCAGCTTTGGCCTAACCTCCTTTGCCATCGTTTTACTCAAGCGTGTATATGCATTGCTTGGTACTGATGATCTGGATGATTTGAACACGCCTGAGGAAGAAGATATATGA
- a CDS encoding Na+/H+ antiporter subunit B, with amino-acid sequence MNSTILQTATRYLLPILLLFSVFLLLRGHYYPGGGFVGGLVASIAFVLHSFAFGPQNTMKLIQYKPLSLIPIGLGISAISMFLPAFFGYPVMTGLWLEEKIPVIGMIGTALFFDLGVYFVVIGVVLTILFTIALTTEEE; translated from the coding sequence ATGAACAGTACAATATTACAGACCGCTACGCGGTATTTATTACCGATACTTTTACTTTTCTCGGTGTTCCTTCTACTCAGGGGGCATTATTACCCAGGCGGAGGTTTCGTTGGCGGCTTAGTTGCTTCGATTGCCTTTGTGTTGCATAGTTTTGCCTTTGGCCCTCAAAATACCATGAAACTGATTCAGTACAAACCCTTGTCACTTATTCCCATAGGATTGGGGATTTCGGCCATAAGCATGTTCTTACCTGCATTTTTTGGCTACCCTGTCATGACCGGGCTTTGGCTGGAAGAGAAAATTCCCGTTATCGGGATGATAGGAACGGCCTTATTTTTTGACCTTGGTGTATACTTTGTTGTCATCGGTGTCGTCCTGACGATTTTATTTACAATTGCTTTAACTACTGAAGAAGAATAA
- a CDS encoding putative monovalent cation/H+ antiporter subunit A, with the protein MLFTVLSGLITSSLIVPFGRFLKTKWGFILAFLPVLLFLYFTQYIVPISQGSYFVQSTSWVPSLGINLDFKLDGLSLLFSLLITGIGACIFFYANAYLKGHRYIDRFFGYLCLFMSAMLGLVLSDNMLLLFIFWELTSISSFFLIGFNNDNKDSRKSALTALSITGLGGFFLLAGFILLGNIAGTYHITALIGKVSLIQQHPLFPLVFGLVALGAITKSAQFPFHFWLPGAMKAPTPVSAYLHSATMVKAGIYLLARFSPILGGNPIWMYSLMAIGGFTMLYAAFHSLFRTDLKGVLAYSTISALGILVFLLGLGTKDAIIAASVFILVHALYKAALFLITGIIDHETGTRDLTVLRGLRKVLMPVAIAGFLAALSSAGIPLTFGFIGKDLIYEATLHATPDLFLYLTVAAVITNILLVSAGFMAGIKPFMGKLPEQFNTIHLPYKAMWIPPLLLAILGVVFGCIPGLVGEWIAGPTATSILAKPETFHLKIWHGFNLILLLSAITIAAGTLLYFANRPSEKKLAWIANFNKISPEYIIQLCAQEIVLFSTFFTNKMHNGYLRSYLLKIILFAELLIAYQLYLGGPLHIKWETLSPVSFYEVTTVCILVGAIVLTIRTSSRLTAVVATSVVGYAICLIFVFYSAPDLAMTQFTIDTLTVVLFVLVLFKLPSFLNLANRRTIIRDAVVAIVFGILLSMVALRVLHEPTTTNISDFYGDYAYVLAKGKNVVNVLLVDFRGFDTMFEIVVLSIAALGVYSLLKLRLKSSDKE; encoded by the coding sequence ATGCTATTTACTGTTCTATCAGGATTAATAACATCGAGCCTTATTGTTCCATTTGGTCGATTCCTTAAAACCAAATGGGGTTTTATTCTCGCATTCTTACCGGTACTTCTATTTCTATACTTTACGCAATATATTGTACCAATTAGTCAAGGCTCCTATTTCGTACAGTCGACGTCATGGGTACCCTCTTTAGGTATCAATCTGGATTTTAAATTAGATGGACTATCATTACTTTTTTCCTTATTGATTACTGGAATCGGAGCTTGCATCTTTTTCTACGCCAATGCCTATCTTAAAGGGCATCGGTATATCGATCGATTCTTTGGCTACCTCTGTCTATTTATGTCGGCGATGCTGGGACTTGTCCTGTCGGACAATATGTTATTACTGTTTATCTTCTGGGAACTGACCTCGATCAGTTCGTTTTTTCTCATAGGATTTAACAATGACAACAAGGACTCACGAAAAAGCGCATTGACCGCGTTATCTATTACCGGTTTGGGCGGCTTTTTCCTTCTGGCAGGTTTTATTTTACTCGGTAATATTGCCGGCACCTATCATATTACGGCACTCATTGGTAAAGTATCACTCATTCAGCAGCATCCATTGTTCCCGCTGGTCTTTGGCCTCGTAGCACTTGGTGCTATTACGAAATCGGCACAATTTCCTTTTCATTTTTGGCTACCCGGTGCCATGAAAGCGCCAACGCCTGTATCGGCCTACTTACATTCCGCAACCATGGTGAAGGCCGGAATCTACCTTTTGGCCCGTTTTTCACCAATACTTGGGGGCAACCCAATCTGGATGTATTCTCTCATGGCCATTGGTGGCTTCACGATGCTTTATGCCGCATTCCATTCCCTTTTCAGAACCGACTTAAAGGGAGTTCTTGCCTACTCAACGATATCCGCACTAGGTATTTTGGTTTTCTTATTGGGCCTCGGCACAAAGGACGCCATTATTGCAGCAAGTGTCTTTATACTAGTACATGCCTTATATAAAGCCGCTTTATTCTTGATTACGGGGATTATAGACCATGAAACCGGAACGCGGGATCTTACAGTCTTGCGGGGGCTACGCAAGGTATTAATGCCTGTCGCTATCGCTGGTTTCCTAGCGGCACTTTCCAGTGCCGGTATTCCACTTACATTTGGATTTATTGGAAAGGATCTGATTTACGAGGCAACACTGCATGCCACACCCGATTTATTTCTCTATTTGACCGTCGCTGCAGTAATAACAAATATACTCTTGGTCTCTGCCGGATTTATGGCCGGTATCAAACCTTTTATGGGTAAGCTGCCCGAGCAATTTAATACAATCCACCTGCCCTATAAAGCCATGTGGATCCCACCTTTACTTTTAGCTATATTAGGAGTTGTCTTTGGATGCATCCCAGGACTTGTCGGCGAATGGATTGCCGGACCTACCGCAACAAGTATACTCGCAAAACCGGAAACATTTCACCTGAAAATCTGGCATGGCTTTAATTTAATCCTCCTATTAAGCGCTATTACAATTGCTGCTGGCACCTTACTTTATTTCGCAAACAGGCCCAGCGAGAAAAAATTGGCTTGGATTGCAAATTTCAATAAGATTTCTCCTGAATATATCATTCAATTATGTGCGCAGGAAATTGTTTTGTTCTCTACTTTCTTCACCAACAAAATGCACAACGGCTATTTGCGTTCGTATCTGTTGAAAATTATCTTATTTGCCGAATTATTGATCGCCTACCAGTTATACCTGGGGGGACCACTCCATATCAAATGGGAAACCCTATCGCCAGTGAGTTTCTACGAAGTCACCACAGTCTGCATTTTGGTCGGTGCCATTGTACTTACCATCCGCACCTCATCCCGTTTAACTGCCGTAGTAGCCACCAGTGTTGTAGGTTATGCCATATGTCTTATTTTCGTATTTTACAGTGCCCCAGATCTAGCGATGACGCAATTCACCATCGATACACTCACGGTGGTACTCTTCGTATTGGTACTCTTTAAGCTCCCCTCTTTCCTGAATTTGGCCAACCGACGCACCATCATTCGCGACGCCGTGGTCGCTATCGTTTTTGGCATTCTGCTATCCATGGTTGCACTGCGTGTACTCCATGAACCAACGACAACCAATATCAGTGATTTCTATGGCGATTATGCTTATGTGCTTGCTAAAGGAAAAAATGTTGTCAATGTATTGCTTGTCGATTTCAGAGGTTTTGACACCATGTTTGAAATTGTGGTATTGAGTATTGCTGCATTAGGGGTATACAGCTTATTAAAATTACGTTTAAAATCTTCGGATAAAGAATAA
- a CDS encoding RNA polymerase sigma-70 factor, translating into MGSEEKLFRRYYKNLCHFAWKFVGESSVAEDLVQEAFITFFKEQQRMDESETFVRNYLYTAVRFSCLKHLRHEKVKEKYWTRVKFNEEDAHSVELSVIHTEVINEVYRIIAEMPTACQQIFKMGYLEGLSNLEITEKLQISVNTVKTQKQRGMKILLDKLHPEFLPLVIFLLK; encoded by the coding sequence ATGGGCTCTGAAGAGAAGTTATTTAGAAGGTATTATAAAAATTTATGCCACTTTGCATGGAAATTTGTGGGAGAATCTTCCGTTGCAGAAGATTTGGTACAGGAAGCTTTTATAACATTCTTTAAGGAGCAACAACGAATGGATGAGTCGGAAACGTTTGTACGAAACTATTTATATACTGCCGTGCGATTTTCTTGTCTGAAGCATTTAAGACATGAAAAAGTAAAAGAAAAGTATTGGACCCGAGTAAAGTTCAATGAGGAAGATGCGCATTCTGTTGAACTGTCCGTGATTCATACCGAAGTGATCAATGAAGTCTATCGAATTATCGCCGAAATGCCTACTGCGTGTCAGCAAATTTTTAAGATGGGCTATTTAGAAGGCTTGTCGAATCTTGAAATTACCGAAAAACTTCAGATCAGCGTAAATACCGTTAAAACGCAAAAACAACGAGGCATGAAGATTTTACTGGATAAGCTGCATCCCGAATTTTTACCCCTTGTTATTTTTTTATTAAAATAA
- a CDS encoding FecR family protein: MKANTNYIAKLINKLLRGQETMTERNAIEQWRKSDKTNDDLLESFRDAKNIEEDLIFLDNLDEDRAWHKIQHVSAKAKRNYRPFLRAAAILVILLGTALFYILQQKGRVLEKVAIVHPVKGDISPAQSGALLVLADGSIMPLEKSNKAVDPKIVALTHKDSVDQLNNPKAETRIQFNTLVVPKGNFYKLNLEDGTQVWVNANSQLKFPVKFKENERRVILEGEAYFEVAHDAERPFVVESRGSEVKVLGTHFNINAYSSNVRTTLSSGRVQVSHSGNVIVLEPGEYANLKDDLLSKGKADLDHDLSWHNNQFYFKKETIVEIASTLSKWYDVQVRFKKDVALDKVYNGNFKRDVKLSEVLEMLTYVCDLKFELQGKELIVENK, from the coding sequence ATGAAAGCTAATACCAATTACATAGCCAAACTCATCAATAAGTTACTTCGTGGTCAAGAAACCATGACGGAGCGTAATGCTATTGAGCAGTGGCGGAAATCGGACAAAACTAACGATGATTTGCTAGAAAGCTTTCGGGACGCAAAAAATATTGAGGAGGATCTTATCTTTTTGGACAATTTGGATGAAGATCGTGCTTGGCATAAAATTCAACATGTTTCCGCTAAAGCAAAGAGAAATTATAGACCATTTCTTCGTGCGGCAGCCATTCTCGTGATATTGCTGGGAACAGCGCTCTTTTATATCCTTCAGCAGAAAGGGAGAGTTTTAGAGAAAGTAGCAATTGTACATCCTGTAAAAGGGGATATTTCACCGGCGCAATCTGGAGCTTTACTCGTCCTGGCGGATGGATCGATTATGCCTTTGGAGAAATCTAACAAAGCTGTTGATCCGAAAATAGTTGCCTTAACACATAAAGATAGTGTTGATCAACTGAATAATCCGAAAGCAGAGACTCGAATACAATTTAATACGCTGGTTGTTCCCAAAGGGAATTTTTATAAATTAAATTTAGAAGATGGTACTCAGGTTTGGGTAAATGCCAACTCTCAGCTTAAATTTCCTGTAAAGTTTAAAGAAAATGAGCGTCGCGTTATCTTGGAGGGGGAGGCTTACTTCGAGGTCGCTCATGATGCTGAGCGTCCTTTTGTTGTGGAATCTAGAGGAAGCGAAGTGAAGGTGTTGGGGACGCATTTCAATATTAACGCTTATAGTAGTAATGTCCGTACGACATTATCCTCGGGAAGGGTTCAAGTTAGCCATTCAGGAAATGTTATTGTTCTTGAGCCCGGAGAGTATGCGAATCTCAAAGATGACCTTCTCAGCAAAGGGAAGGCAGACTTAGATCACGATCTTTCCTGGCATAATAATCAGTTTTATTTTAAGAAAGAAACGATTGTAGAGATTGCCTCTACACTATCTAAATGGTACGATGTTCAGGTTCGATTTAAAAAAGATGTGGCGCTGGATAAGGTGTATAATGGTAATTTTAAACGCGATGTTAAGCTGTCCGAAGTTTTGGAAATGTTGACTTACGTCTGTGATTTGAAATTTGAGCTTCAAGGAAAAGAATTAATTGTCGAAAACAAATAA